Within Microbaculum marinisediminis, the genomic segment GGTTTGGATGCTAGCGCCCGGCGTTGCGGCCGATGACGTTCAGCACCTTGCCCGTACGCAGGTCCACGACGATGACGGTATGTCCCTCGGGCCGCTTGACGACGATCGCCATGCGGCTGCCGTCGATCGCGGTGGAAACGATCTCGGCGTCGGCATCGAGGAGTTGACTCACGTCGTCGGGCACGGGAACGGAGATCGTCGGCGTGGTGTCTTCCGGCTTGCCGCTGATCACGCGGTTGACGATCGTGGCGAAGAGGACCATCAATCCGAGCACGATCAGCACGGACATGACGATCACCGTGAGCTTCAGGATGCGCACGTTGCGCTCGGACCAGAAGGTCTCCGGGGTGACTTCGTCCGCGCGGTCGGTGGCGTTTGAATCTTCAGGAAGGGTCATGAACGGGAACGGTGACGTGATCTCGGTGACGGTTCCGGCCGAGGCGGACGAAGACCGGCTCGATCGCATGCTCGCCGGCCTCGTTCCCCAATTCAGCCGGTCACGGCTTCAGACTTTGATTCGCGAGGGCCGGGTCACGATCGGCGGGCGGACGATAGTCGAGCCGAAATACCGGGTCAACGTGACGTCCGGGGCAGACACGGAGATCACGATTTCCGTGCCGCCGCCGAAACCGGCGACACCCGAGCCGCAGGACATTCCGCTGGATGTCGTCTACGAGGACGACGCCCTGATCGTCATCGAGAAGCCGGCCGGCCTGGTGGTGCATCCGGGCGCGGGAACCCCGAATGGCACGCTGGTCAATGCGCTGCTCCATCACTGCGCCGACAGCCTGTCGGGGATCGGCGGGGTGGAGCGGCCGGGAATCGTGCACCGGCTCGACAAGGATACGTCCGGCCTGATGGTCGTCGCCAAGACGGACACGGCGCATCGGTCGCTCGCCGAGCAATTCGCCGACCACGGCCGCACCGGGGTCCTGGAACGCGGCTACCGGGCGCTGGTCTGGGGTGTTCCGCCGCGAAAATACGACACGATCGATGCGGCGATCGCGCGATCGCCGCAGAATCCGGAGAGAATGGCGGTTCGCGCCAACGGGCGCAACGCGATAACCCACTATGAGGTGGTGCAGACGTTTTCGGGCGCCGATGGCAGTCCCGTCGCCGGCCTCGTCGAATGTCGGTTGGAGACGGGGCGGACGCATCAGATCCGCGTTCATCTGGCTCATATCGGTCATCCGATTCTCGGTGATCCGGTTTATGGGGCCGGTTTTCGTTCGAAATCGCGTCTTCTGACGGACCTTCAACGAAAATCGCTGGAAACCCTTGGAAGACAGGCCTTGCATGCCTATCTCTTGGTGTTCGCTCACCCGGTGAGCGGAGAGACGGTGCGGTTCGAAAGCGACTTTCCGGCCGATATCCAGGCTCTTCTCGAGACACTCACCGGAACGTGAACAAGAGGGGAACATCTTTCTGACATAATAGTCCTCTCTATTTCTGTCTTGGCTTGTTCCAGGACCTGTGACCCGGGTCGCCCAGAACGGGGGCCGTTCACAGGGGCCGCAAGAGGAGGAAAAATGGCCAATATCGCACTTCCCGCCGTCACGGCGGAAGGCGGACTCTCGCGTTATCTCTCGGAGATCCGCCGCTTCCCGATGCTGGAGCCGAACGAGGAGTTCATGCTCGCCAAGAACTGGCGCGAGCAGGGCGATCGCGAGGCCGCGCACAAGCTCGTCACCAGCCATCTGCGCCTCGTGGCCAAGATCGCCATGGGCTATCGCGGCTATGGGCTGCCGATCGGCGAGATCATCTCGGAGGGCAATGTCGGCCTGATGCAGGCCGTCAAGCGGTTCGAGCCCGATAAGGGATTCCGGCTCGCCACCTATGCCATGTGGTGGATCCGCGCCTCCATCCAGGAATACATCCTGCGTTCGTGGAGCCTGGTGAAGATGGGCACCACGGCGAACCAGAAGAAGCTGTTCTTCAACCTGCGCAAGGTGAAGGGGCAGATTGCCGCGCTCGAGGACGGCGATCTCAATCCTGAGCAGGTCAGCGAGATCGCGACGCGCCTCGGCGTGCCCGAGGACGACGTCGTCTCGATGAACCGGCGCCTGTCGGGCGATGCCTCGCTGAACTCACCGTTGCGCGCCGACGGGGACACGGGCTCGGAATGGCAGGACTGGCTGGTCGACGACCAGGAAAGCCAGGAGACCCTGCTTGCCGAGAACGAGGAACTCGACAACCGCAAGAAGATGCTCGTCAATGCGCTCGAGGTTCTCAACGACCGCGAGAAGCGCATCTTCACCGCGCGGCGTCTCGATGAGGACCCGCTGACGCTGGAGGCTTTGTCGGAGGAATTCGGCGTCTCCCGCGAACGCGTCCGCCAGATCGAGGTGCGCGCCTTCGAGAAGGTGCAGAAGGCCGTCACCGAGGCGGCCAGGAAGCTGGAGGCGGGCGAGGCGGCCGCGTAAGCCGCGCGTTCGTCGTCCCGAACCGGACATAAGCCCCCGCTTCGCCGGGGGCTTTTTATTTGCGGATCGCCTTCTTGACGAAATCGCCGGGCCCGCCGGAGATCAGCGTGGCGCAGTCCATGAGGACGCGGGGCAGGGCAAAGCCGCCGGGAAGGGCGATGTAGCGCGGTGTCCAGACCGGGTGGAACTTGTCCTTGTAGGCGCGCAGGCCGGTGAAATTGTAGAGCGCCGAGCCGTGGGCGAAGAGGAAATTGCCGACCTTGTGCCAGGTCGGCGCCAGCCGGTGGTGCTCGAAACCCGACAGCGGCGCCATGCCCAGGTCGAACCAGGTGTAGCCCTCGGCCTTGGCCGCGAGCATCAGTTCGGCGAACAGATAATCCATTGTGCCGTAAGGCGAAACGGTGCGGTGGCGCATCAGGTCGACGGAGAACTCGGCCTTGCCGGTGCCGGACCGCAGGATGTTGGCGAAGGCGACGATGCGCTCGTCGACGCGCACCACGGCGATATCGAAATTCCGCAGGTAGTCCTCGGAAAAATAGCCGAGCGAGAAGCCCTTTTCGCCACCCGCCTTGTCGGCGAGCCATTCGTCGGAAACGTCCTTCAGTTCCGGTAGAATCGCTTCGATACTTGCCTTTGGCACGATCTCGAAGCGGGCGCCGTCGCGTTCGGCGCGGCGGATGGCGTAGCGGAAATCCTTGTATTTCGGGCCGTCCAGCGAGAATTCGGCAAGCGGCACCCTGGCCTCCTCGCCGAATTTGGTGACGGTGAGGCCGAGATCGAGCATGAGCGGCAGGGCGTCTGCGCGGAGCGCGTAGAACACCGGGGTGCCGCCGTAACTGTCGACGAGTTCGCGGAAGGCCCATGCGGCTTCCTGCCTGCCTTCGGGCGTGCCGACCGGCTCGCCCAGCGCGATCCAGCTCGATCCCTGGATCTGGTACATGAGAAAGGCCGTCTCGTCCGGCGTGACCAGAAGGCGCTTGTCGCCGAGCAAGACGACGGTCGACTCCGGATCGGTGGAATGGTCGAGTAAACGTCGCACCGAGTCGGGTACGGGCTGGCGCGCGGGGCCGGGCGGCCGGGACGGCGCCTGGATGCGCCAGATCAGGAACAGGAGCCCGGCGGCGCCGACGACGACCATCGCGCGCAGGAAGCGCGGCGCGTCACCGTCCCAGGCGAACTGCCACCACAGCTCGTCGCGATATTCGACGTGGCGATAGGCGAAGAAGCCGAACCAGGCGGCGATCACCAGGATCGCGCCGATCGCGGACAGCCAGGCGAGCGAGAAGGTGCCCGGGGCGAAGCCGGACCGGCGATGGAAGCTGTCGCGGGCGGTGACGACGAGGATCAGCACCATGGCGAGCAGGATCGCCTCGACATAGTCGAGCCCCTTCAGCAGCGACACCGCGATGGCCAGCACCAGCATGGCGACGGTCATGCGCCAGGCGACCCGCAGCCGCCGCATCAGGCCGCGCGAGAGGATGAGCAGGCCCAGGCCGGCGACCGAGGAGATCAGGTGCGATGCCTCGAGAACCGGCAGCGGCAGCACGGTGCGCAGGATGTCGAGGTGCGCGACCCGCGCCGGAGTGACGGCGGAGAACAGCAACAGCGCGCCGGCGACGAAGACGCCGGCCCCGATCAGCTGCGGCGCCAGCGTTCTGAGCATGGCGCCGGCGCGGCCGCCGAAGAGGGTGATGTGGGCGAAGCCGCTGAAGGCGGCCTCGGCGGTGACGAGCGCCCCGGCGATCGCTAGCGGCAGCACGAAGTAGAAGACGCGGAACAGCAGCATGGCGGCGAACAGGCCGGCCTTGGCCTCGTCCGGCACGGACAGGATCAGCACCGCCTCGATGACGCCGAGGCCGCCGGGCACGTGGCTGGCGATGCCGATGGCGAAGGCGGCGACGGTGATGCCGGCGAAGGCGAGGAAATCGTAGGGCAGGGGAACCGGGACGAGCAGGTAGAGCGCCGCCGACACCGCCAGCACGTCGACGGTCGCCACCGCCCATTGCGTGAGCGCGACCGGCATGGTGGGGATGGGAACGGAGAACCGCCTGAATTCGAACGTGCCGCCGCCACGCAGGGCGCAGAGGACGAAATAGCCGATGATCGCCAGGGCGCCGACGAGCGCCAGAGCCCACGGAACCGTCGGCGGCACCGAAACGGCATAGGCGATCTGGTCGTATTCCAGCACCCCGGCGAGCACGAGGATGGTGGCGGCGCCGAACGCGAAGGCGAGGTGCGAATAGACCGTGACCAGCGCGATCTCGGACAGCGACACGCCGAGCGTCGAATAGGCGCGGTAGCGGATCGAGCCGCCGGTCAGAAGCGCGAAACCGAGCGTGTTGGAGAAGGCGTAGGAGGTGAAGCCGGTCAGGAACGCCTGGCGCGCCGGCACCGCACGGTCGACGACCCGGAAGGCGAGCCAGTCATAGGAGGCCAGGCACAGGTAGCCGATGGCGATGAGCAGCACCGCCAGGACGATGTTGCCCGTCGGCACGGTATCGATCGCGCCGCGCACCTCGTGCAGGTTCACGTTGGCGAGCTGTTGGCGCAGCACGAAGACGGCGATCACCGCGATCACCACTGTGACCGCGGCGTTGGCGATCTGTCGCCCGCCTATCGCCCGCAGCCGGGCCTGCCAGTCGGAGCCGCTCATCTGCGGTCAGTTGAGCACGTCGTGCCATTCCGGCGTGCGTTCGATCGTCGCCTTGGCGAAGGGGCACAGCGGAATGATCTTGAATTGCCGTTCCCGCGCGTCCTCCACGATCCGCGCCACCAGCGCCTTGCCGACGCCCATGCCGCGCATCTCGTCGGGCACGCCGGTATGGTCGACGATGACGAGGCGCGGACTGGCCCGCGAAAACGTCATCTCGGCGTCCGGCAGGCCCTCGATGCGCGCCACGTAGCGGCCCTTGGACGGTCCGTCCTCCAGCGTGATCGTCGGTGTCTGTGCCATCGTCTTCTCCTTCAGGCGGGCCGAACGGATTCGCGGCGCGCCAGCGCCTTGTACAGCTCGTCGAGCCTGCGGGTGACGGGGCCGGCCCGGTTCCCATCAGACGGTGGCGTTGCGATCATGCGTCCGTCGACCTCGCGCACCGGCGTCAGGCCGGCGAAGGTGCCGGTGACGAAGACCTCGTCGGCGGAATAGACGTCGACCAGCGAGAAGCGCTTCTCGCGGGCGGGAATGGCGTTGTCGCGGCACAGCCGCAGGACGTTGGCCCGCGTGATCCCGCCGAGGCAGTAAAGCCCGTCCGAGGTCCACACCTCGCCGTCGCGGACGATGAAGAAATGGGTCGAGTTGCAGGTGGCGACCGCCCCGTCCGGATCGAGCATCAGGGCTTCGTCGGCGCCGGCCTTGGCGGCCTGGATGCAGGCGAGAATGCAATTGAGCTTGGAATGGCTGTTGAGCTTCTGGTCCTGCATGTCGGGCGCGGTGCGGCGGATATGGACGGTGAACAGGCTCAGGCCCTGCTTCTTCACCGCCTCGGCCGCCGTCTTGTATTCCGGGATGATGACGATTGTCGCCGGGCCGATCGTCACGCGCGGGTCCTGATAGGGCGTCTTCTTCACGCCCCTGGTCACCATCAGCCGGACGTGGACGCCGTCGACCATGCCGTTGGCGTCGAGGCAGTCGAACACGCGGGCGGCCAGCGCCTCGCGCGACAGCCCGATATCCATGTCGATCGCCTTGGCGCCCTCGTACAGCCGGTCGAGATGGGCATCGAGAAAGGCGATGCCGCCGTCCAGCACCCGCAGCCCCTCCCAGACGCCGTCGCCGAGGACGAAGCCCGAATCGAACACCGACACCACCGCCTTCTCGCGGGGAACGAGCGCGCCGTTGACGGAAATCAGAATGTCCGCATTGCGCGGATCGTCCGCGTATTCGTGGGTCATGCGAATCCTCGAGCGTTGTCGGGGCGGAGCGTACGTCGCCGGGTGGCCGATTGACAATCTCGCCGGCGCCGTGGCCGCGCGGTCGGGCGCGTCATCCCCGGAGCAGTGGGATGTGTCCGATCGCGCTTCGGACAGCGTCCGGAGGCGGGTATCGAGGGAGGCTTCCTTCCCGTACGGTTTCGGCCCGGGACGGGCACGCGGCCAATTCACCGATCCGCGACGATACACTAGAGTGCCTTCGATCGCCGCATCGGGAGGAACCCATGAGCACGCCGCGCAACGACGACCATCTGATCCACTACGGCTTCGAGTTCAGCCCGGCGCTGATCGAGAAGGCGCGCGGCGCCTACGTCTATGACGGCGAGGGGCGGGAGATCCTCGATTTCACCTCCGGTCAGATGTGCTCGACGCTCGGCCACAACCATCCGAAGATCGTCGAGGCGGTGAAGAAGGCCTGCGACGGGGTTCTGCACCTGTATTCCGGCATGCTGAGCCCGGCGGTGGTGTCGCTGGCGGCGCGGCTCGCCGCCAAGCTGCCCGGCAAGCTATCCCGGTCGATCTTCCTGTCGACCGGCGGCGAGGCCAACGAGGCGGCGCTCAGGATGGCCAAGCTCCATACCGGCAACTGGGAAGTGGTCGGCATGACCGGCTCCTGGCACGGCATGACCGCCGGGGCGGCGTCCTCGACCTATGTGGCCGGGCGCAAGGGCTACGGGCCGGCGGCGCCGGGCACCATGGCGATCCCCGCGCCCAACGCCTTCCGCTGCCCGGTGCGGCACTGCAAGGGCACGTGCGACAAGACCTGTCTGGAGGTCGGGTTCGACATGATCGACGCCCAGTCCAACGGCGCGCCGGCGGCGCTGCTGGCCGAGCCGGTGCAGTCGTCTGGCGGCGTCATCGTGCCGCCGGAGGGCTACCTGCCGGCGCTCAAGCAGAAGTGCGAGGACCGCGGCATGATGCTCATCCTCGACGAGGCGCAGACGGCGTTCGGGCGGCTGGGCGCCGATTTCGCGGCCGATATCTTCGGCGTCGAGCCGGATTTCCTGACCCTGTCGAAGACGCTCGGCGGCGGGCTGCCGCTGGCGGCGGCCTGCACGACCGACGAGATCGAGGCCGACTGCCACGAGAAGCGCTTCCTGCACGTGACCTCGCACGTGTCCGATCCGCTGCCCGCCGAAGTGGGGCTCGCGGTGCTCGACGTTCTCGAGGAGGAGAACCTCAACGAGACGGCGGTCGAGACGGGCGCCTATCTGAAGGCCGGCCTCGACAGCCTAATGCAGAAGCACGAGGTGATCGGCGACGTGCGGGGCATGGGGATGCTGTACGGCGTGGAGCTGGTGAAGGACCGGCACAGCCGCGAGCCCGACCCGGAGACGGGGCAGGCGATCACCCGGCGCTGCATGGAGCTCGGGCTGTCGATGAACATCGTCTCGGTGCCGGGCAGCACGATGTCGGCGGTCTGGCGCATCGCTCCGCCGCTGACCGCGACGCGGGAGGACATCGACAAGGGCATCGACAGGCTGGACACCGCGATCACCGAGGTGGTGGCGGGGCGGGCCTAGATCGGCGTCCGTCCGATCAGCGGGACGTGCGGGGCGGCGTCCATCGGCAGGACGCCGTCGAGCCGCGGGTCGGGGAACATCTCCAGCTTGCGCGCGTAAGGCACGAACCCGGCGCGGCGGTAGAAGGCCATGGCGCCGGGATGGTCGAACGTACAGGTGTGCAGCCAGACCCGTTCCACTCCCTCACGCCAGGACAGTTCCAGCGCGCGGTCCATCAGCCAGCGCCCGGCGCCCGATCCGATCGCCTCCGGCACGAGGCCGAAGAAGGCGACCTCGACGGACGGCATCTCGCGGAAGTCGAGCTCCAGGATGCCGATCGGCGCTCCCTCCCGCTCCGGGAAGTACAGCGCGACCTGCGGATCGCCGAGGATCGCGGAGAGCGCCTTGTCGTCCAGCCGCAGCCGCGAGTTCCACAGCCAGTCGGCGCCGACGCGCCGGAACATCGCCCGGTAGTCGTCCGGGCCGACCGTCCGCATGGGGGCGAGACGCAGATCGGGGCGCGTGGACGGCGGGACAGGGCGCGGCGTCGTCATCTCGAGGAAGGTGGCGACCGCCGCGGCATGGCCGTCGGGGAGATCGGTGTATCCGTCGTGTACGATGCGTGTCATGGCCCTGCCGATAGCCCGTAGAGCGCCCCGAAGGCAATGCCGCCGCGCATCGGCGCGCGCGTTGCGGTATGGTCGGCACCGCAAAATCTTGATTCTCGTCTTTCGGGGGAACTGACGCCTTGCCGGGCCGTTGGCTGCGAAACCGCCGGATATCCATCCGTAGCCTGCTGGCGCTGACCTCCGGCGGCCTGGTTCTGGTTGCCACCGTAACCGTGCTCTGGATCTCCTTGCAGGCAAGTTCCACGAACACGATCGAGCTTCTCAGCGACCGCATGGTGTTGATCCTCGACGGGATCGAGAACGAGGTGCGCGACAAGCTCGATTCCGCCGGCAGCCTTGTCGACGGGATATCGCGGGAGATCCAGACGCCGTATTTCCGCGCCGCGACGCCGGACGAGATCCTCGACGCCCTGACGGTCGTGCTGGCGACGACGCCGGATGTGAGCGTGCTGCTCTACTGGGACCGCAACCTGGTTCGGCGCGGCATTAGGCGGGGCAAGGACGGGACGCTGAAGCGGCTTACGCAAGGCGCCGAGGCCGATCCCAGGACGCGCAGCCAGCTGTCGTCGGTCCAACCGGGGGCGGCCCACATATGGGGGGAACCGGCGGTCGAGAACGGCACCACCTATCTCAACGTGGTCACGCGCATCGCATCGACCGACGCCGACGTCGCGTTCGTCGGCGCGGCGGTGTCCCTGGACCAGTTTTCCCGTTTCGTCGCCGCGGTGGGCAAGCTCTACGACGCAACGGCCTTCATCCTCTACGGCGAAGGCCGGCTGATGGCGCATCCGCAGTTCGTCGGGAATATCGCCGCCGGGAGCAGCTACGGCGTCATCCCGACCTCCGAAGCAAACGACCCGGTCATCGTCAATCTCGACAAGGGTGTCCCCGTCGCCTTCATGCA encodes:
- a CDS encoding GNAT family N-acetyltransferase, with amino-acid sequence MTRIVHDGYTDLPDGHAAAVATFLEMTTPRPVPPSTRPDLRLAPMRTVGPDDYRAMFRRVGADWLWNSRLRLDDKALSAILGDPQVALYFPEREGAPIGILELDFREMPSVEVAFFGLVPEAIGSGAGRWLMDRALELSWREGVERVWLHTCTFDHPGAMAFYRRAGFVPYARKLEMFPDPRLDGVLPMDAAPHVPLIGRTPI
- a CDS encoding aspartate aminotransferase family protein; this translates as MSTPRNDDHLIHYGFEFSPALIEKARGAYVYDGEGREILDFTSGQMCSTLGHNHPKIVEAVKKACDGVLHLYSGMLSPAVVSLAARLAAKLPGKLSRSIFLSTGGEANEAALRMAKLHTGNWEVVGMTGSWHGMTAGAASSTYVAGRKGYGPAAPGTMAIPAPNAFRCPVRHCKGTCDKTCLEVGFDMIDAQSNGAPAALLAEPVQSSGGVIVPPEGYLPALKQKCEDRGMMLILDEAQTAFGRLGADFAADIFGVEPDFLTLSKTLGGGLPLAAACTTDEIEADCHEKRFLHVTSHVSDPLPAEVGLAVLDVLEEENLNETAVETGAYLKAGLDSLMQKHEVIGDVRGMGMLYGVELVKDRHSREPDPETGQAITRRCMELGLSMNIVSVPGSTMSAVWRIAPPLTATREDIDKGIDRLDTAITEVVAGRA
- a CDS encoding RluA family pseudouridine synthase: MNGNGDVISVTVPAEADEDRLDRMLAGLVPQFSRSRLQTLIREGRVTIGGRTIVEPKYRVNVTSGADTEITISVPPPKPATPEPQDIPLDVVYEDDALIVIEKPAGLVVHPGAGTPNGTLVNALLHHCADSLSGIGGVERPGIVHRLDKDTSGLMVVAKTDTAHRSLAEQFADHGRTGVLERGYRALVWGVPPRKYDTIDAAIARSPQNPERMAVRANGRNAITHYEVVQTFSGADGSPVAGLVECRLETGRTHQIRVHLAHIGHPILGDPVYGAGFRSKSRLLTDLQRKSLETLGRQALHAYLLVFAHPVSGETVRFESDFPADIQALLETLTGT
- the rpoH gene encoding RNA polymerase sigma factor RpoH, yielding MANIALPAVTAEGGLSRYLSEIRRFPMLEPNEEFMLAKNWREQGDREAAHKLVTSHLRLVAKIAMGYRGYGLPIGEIISEGNVGLMQAVKRFEPDKGFRLATYAMWWIRASIQEYILRSWSLVKMGTTANQKKLFFNLRKVKGQIAALEDGDLNPEQVSEIATRLGVPEDDVVSMNRRLSGDASLNSPLRADGDTGSEWQDWLVDDQESQETLLAENEELDNRKKMLVNALEVLNDREKRIFTARRLDEDPLTLEALSEEFGVSRERVRQIEVRAFEKVQKAVTEAARKLEAGEAAA
- the mprF gene encoding bifunctional lysylphosphatidylglycerol flippase/synthetase MprF, whose amino-acid sequence is MSGSDWQARLRAIGGRQIANAAVTVVIAVIAVFVLRQQLANVNLHEVRGAIDTVPTGNIVLAVLLIAIGYLCLASYDWLAFRVVDRAVPARQAFLTGFTSYAFSNTLGFALLTGGSIRYRAYSTLGVSLSEIALVTVYSHLAFAFGAATILVLAGVLEYDQIAYAVSVPPTVPWALALVGALAIIGYFVLCALRGGGTFEFRRFSVPIPTMPVALTQWAVATVDVLAVSAALYLLVPVPLPYDFLAFAGITVAAFAIGIASHVPGGLGVIEAVLILSVPDEAKAGLFAAMLLFRVFYFVLPLAIAGALVTAEAAFSGFAHITLFGGRAGAMLRTLAPQLIGAGVFVAGALLLFSAVTPARVAHLDILRTVLPLPVLEASHLISSVAGLGLLILSRGLMRRLRVAWRMTVAMLVLAIAVSLLKGLDYVEAILLAMVLILVVTARDSFHRRSGFAPGTFSLAWLSAIGAILVIAAWFGFFAYRHVEYRDELWWQFAWDGDAPRFLRAMVVVGAAGLLFLIWRIQAPSRPPGPARQPVPDSVRRLLDHSTDPESTVVLLGDKRLLVTPDETAFLMYQIQGSSWIALGEPVGTPEGRQEAAWAFRELVDSYGGTPVFYALRADALPLMLDLGLTVTKFGEEARVPLAEFSLDGPKYKDFRYAIRRAERDGARFEIVPKASIEAILPELKDVSDEWLADKAGGEKGFSLGYFSEDYLRNFDIAVVRVDERIVAFANILRSGTGKAEFSVDLMRHRTVSPYGTMDYLFAELMLAAKAEGYTWFDLGMAPLSGFEHHRLAPTWHKVGNFLFAHGSALYNFTGLRAYKDKFHPVWTPRYIALPGGFALPRVLMDCATLISGGPGDFVKKAIRK
- a CDS encoding aminotransferase class IV, translating into MTHEYADDPRNADILISVNGALVPREKAVVSVFDSGFVLGDGVWEGLRVLDGGIAFLDAHLDRLYEGAKAIDMDIGLSREALAARVFDCLDANGMVDGVHVRLMVTRGVKKTPYQDPRVTIGPATIVIIPEYKTAAEAVKKQGLSLFTVHIRRTAPDMQDQKLNSHSKLNCILACIQAAKAGADEALMLDPDGAVATCNSTHFFIVRDGEVWTSDGLYCLGGITRANVLRLCRDNAIPAREKRFSLVDVYSADEVFVTGTFAGLTPVREVDGRMIATPPSDGNRAGPVTRRLDELYKALARRESVRPA
- a CDS encoding GNAT family N-acetyltransferase; this translates as MAQTPTITLEDGPSKGRYVARIEGLPDAEMTFSRASPRLVIVDHTGVPDEMRGMGVGKALVARIVEDARERQFKIIPLCPFAKATIERTPEWHDVLN